Proteins encoded within one genomic window of Pseudorasbora parva isolate DD20220531a chromosome 3, ASM2467924v1, whole genome shotgun sequence:
- the pafah1b2 gene encoding platelet-activating factor acetylhydrolase IB subunit beta → MSAEENPAAEPAPVIDVQGDGRWMSQHNRFVQECKDAEPDVLFVGDSMVQLMQQYEVWRELFSPLHALNFGIGGDTTCNVLWRLQNGELENISPKVVVLWVGTNNHEHTADQVAGGILAIAQLLLTHLPKSKIIVLGLLPRGEFPNPLREKNASVNNLLRVSLPQLGPVQLLDVGSSFVHSDGTISSRDMFDFLHLTAGAYRTISTTLHELLLQLLEETPQERRASLV, encoded by the exons ATGAGCGCTGAGGAGAATCCCGCTGCTGAACCTGCGCCTGTCATCGACGTGCAGGGAGACGGACGCTGGATGTCACAG CACAACCGTTTTGTGCAGGAGTGCAAGGATGCGGAGCCTGATGTTCTGTTTGTGGGAGACTCAATGGTGCAGCTTATGCAACAGTACGAG GTGTGGAGGGAACTCTTCTCACCTCTTCATGCTCTGAACTTTGGGATTGGTGGAGACACAACCTGTAATGTGCTGTGGAGACTACAGAATGGAGAACTGGAGAACATCAGTCCCAAG GTGGTGGTTTTATGGGTAGGTACCAATAATCATGAGCACACTGCAGATCAAGTTGCAGGAGGAATACTGGCCATTGCCCAGTTACTTTTGACTCACCTCCCCAAGTCCAAAATTATTGTTTTG GGCCTGTTGCCAAGGGGAGAGTTTCCTAATCCCCTGAGGGAGAAAAATGCATCAGTGAACAATTTACTCCGTGTGTCTCTTCCTCAACTCGGCCCTGTTCAGTTACTTGATGTGGGAAGTAGTTTTGTCCACTCAGATGGGACTATTTCCTCTCGAGACATGTTCGACTTCCTGCATCTTACCGCTGGTGCATACAGGACCATATCGACAACTCTCCATGAGCTGCTGCTTCAACTGTTGGAGGAAACACCTCAGGAGAGGCGGGCCTCACTGGTTTAA